A single genomic interval of Cygnus olor isolate bCygOlo1 chromosome 17, bCygOlo1.pri.v2, whole genome shotgun sequence harbors:
- the UBE2L3 gene encoding ubiquitin-conjugating enzyme E2 L3 isoform X2, with translation MKNFRNIQVDEANLLTWQGLIVPDNPPYDKGAFRIEINFPAEYPFKPPKITFKTKIYHPNIDEKGQVCLPVISAENWKPATKTDQVIQSLIALVNDPQPEHPLRADLAEEYSKDRKKFCKNAEEFTKKYGEKRPVD, from the exons ATGAAAAACTTCCGTAATATCCAGGTTGATGAAGCTAATTTATTGACCTGGCAAGGGCTTATTGTTCCT GACAATCCTCCGTATGACAAAGGAGCCTTCAGAATCGAAATCAACTTTCCAGCAGAATATCCATTCAAACCTCCTAagattacatttaaaacaaagatctATCACCCTAACATCGATGAAAAGGGTCAGGTTTGTCTGCCAGTAATTAGTGCTGAAAACTGGAAGCCAGCAACCAAAACTGACCAAG TAATCCAGTCCCTCATAGCACTGGTGAATGATCCACAGCCCGAGCATCCCCTTCGGGCTGACCTAGCTGAAGAATACTCTAAGGACCGTAAAAAATTCTGTAAGAACGCTGAAGAGTTTACAAAGAAATATGGTGAAAAGCGACCAGTGGACTAA
- the YDJC gene encoding carbohydrate deacetylase: MFQVKLIVTGDDFGYCPRRNQGIVDCFLAGAVSNVSLLVNGSAAADAAKLARRYNIPIGLHANLSEGSPVCEVLKTNSSLLNEDGFFHGKMGFRTALSKGLLNMSEVKQELKAQVELFHELTGHLPPHMDGHQHVHVLPEVRNVFAEVLEEYGIKYTRVPIEPGLHNCDWITPSLMDFYLGVEEDSLNTVDVFTSHGIRWPDIYIGLSTMGKNMSVSTIWSAIDAAIVEFTSKAPTPVHPTPQSRTVTIELMVHPGYPSIPPIGGCGEGPDDFSQSWERLHELQTLIKPELQGHYKTRNIQLCSFKDL; this comes from the exons ATGTTTCAGGTGAAGCTCATAGTAACCGGAGATGACTTTGGCTATTGTCCTCGGAGAAACCAAGGCATTGTGGACTGTTTCCTGGCTGGAGCGGTATCTAACGTGTCCCTGCTAGTCAACGGAAGtgctgcagcagatgcagcCAAGCTGGCAAGGAG ATACAACATCCCAATAGGACTGCATGCCAACCTCTCCGAGGGCTCCCCTGTATGTGAGGTGCTCAAGACAAACTCTTCTCTGCTCAATGAAGATGGATTTTTCCATGGGAAGATGGGATTCAGAACAGCCCTATCAAAAGGTCTCCTGAATATGTCAGAG GTGAAGCAGGAGCTAAAGGCCCAGGTGGAGCTGTTCCATGAGCTGACAGGCCACCTACCTCCTCATATGGATGGGCACCAGCACGTTCATGTCCTCCCAG AGGTCAGGAATGTGTTTGCAGAGGTGTTAGAAGAATATGGGATCAAATACACACGTGTCCCAATAGAGCCAGGCCTTCATAACTGTGACTGGATCACACCATCCCTGATGGACTTTTATCTGGGAGTAGAAGAAGATTCTCTTAACACAGTGGATGTGTTTACAAGTCACGGAATAAG GTGGCCAGACATTTACATAGGCTTGAGTACCATGGGCAAGAACATGTCTGTGAGCACCATCTGGAGTGCCATCGACGCTGCCATTGTGGAGTTCACATCCAAGGCACCCACGCCCGTACACCCGACGCCACAGAGCAGGACCGTAACGATTGAACTGATGGTGCATCCAGGGTACCCGAGCATCCCACCCATCGGTGGCTGTGGTGAAGGACCAGACGATTTCTCGCAGTCCTGGGAGCGCCTGCACGAACTCCAGACATTAATTaagccagagctgcagggccATTACAAAACCAGGAACATTCAGCTTTGTTCATTCAAAGATCTTTAA
- the UBE2L3 gene encoding ubiquitin-conjugating enzyme E2 L3 isoform X1, which yields MAASRRLMKELEEIRKCGMKNFRNIQVDEANLLTWQGLIVPDNPPYDKGAFRIEINFPAEYPFKPPKITFKTKIYHPNIDEKGQVCLPVISAENWKPATKTDQVIQSLIALVNDPQPEHPLRADLAEEYSKDRKKFCKNAEEFTKKYGEKRPVD from the exons aTGGCGGCCAGCAGGAGGCTGATGAAG GAGCTTGAAGAAATCCGCAAATGTGGAATGAAAAACTTCCGTAATATCCAGGTTGATGAAGCTAATTTATTGACCTGGCAAGGGCTTATTGTTCCT GACAATCCTCCGTATGACAAAGGAGCCTTCAGAATCGAAATCAACTTTCCAGCAGAATATCCATTCAAACCTCCTAagattacatttaaaacaaagatctATCACCCTAACATCGATGAAAAGGGTCAGGTTTGTCTGCCAGTAATTAGTGCTGAAAACTGGAAGCCAGCAACCAAAACTGACCAAG TAATCCAGTCCCTCATAGCACTGGTGAATGATCCACAGCCCGAGCATCCCCTTCGGGCTGACCTAGCTGAAGAATACTCTAAGGACCGTAAAAAATTCTGTAAGAACGCTGAAGAGTTTACAAAGAAATATGGTGAAAAGCGACCAGTGGACTAA